One Euphorbia lathyris chromosome 1, ddEupLath1.1, whole genome shotgun sequence DNA segment encodes these proteins:
- the LOC136228433 gene encoding nuclear transcription factor Y subunit C-1, whose translation MDANSQQAQSASYPPQPPTTATGGGPPTPFHHLLQQQQHQLQMFWSYQRQEIEQVNDFKNHQLPLARIKKIMKADEDVRMISAEAPILFAKACELFILELTIRSWLHAEENKRRTLQKNDIAAAITRTDIFDFLVDIVPRDEIKEEPGLGGMVGATASGVPYYYPPMGQPAGAGPGGMMIGRPAVDPTGVYVQPPSQAWQSVWQTAAAADDVSYGSGGSSGQGNLDGQG comes from the exons ATGGATGCCAACAGCCAACAGGCGCAATCCGCCTCTTACCCGCCACAACCACCCACCACTGCCACAGGTGGCGGACCTCCCACCCCTTTCCATCATCTCCTTCAGCAGCAGCAGCATCAGCTTCAAATGTTTTGGAGTTACCAGCGTCAAGAGATCGAACAGGTTAACGATTTCAAGAATCATCAGTTACCTCTTGCTCGCATCAAGAAGATCATGAAGGCTGATGAGGATGTTCGAATGATCTCCGCTGAGGCTCCCATTTTATTTGCTAAGGCATGTGAGCTCTTCATTTTGGAACTCACTATTCGTTCTTGGCTTCATGCCGAGGAAAATAAGCGTCGGACTCTTCAGAAGAATGACATCGCTGCTGCTATTACTAGGACCgatatttttgattttttggTCGATATTGTTCCTAGAGATGAGATCAAGGAGGAGCCTGGCCTTGGAGGGATGGTTGGGGCTACTGCTAGTGGTGTTCCGTATTATTATCCCCCGATGGGACAACCGGCCGGTGCTGGACCTGGTGGAATGATGATTGGGAGGCCTGCTGTTGATCCTACTGGTGTTTATGTTCAGCCTCCTTCACAGGCTTGGCAATCTGTCTGGCAGACGGCTGCTGCTGCCGATGATGTTTCATATGGAAGTGGAGGTAGCAGTGGGCAGGGAAACCTCGACGGACAAGG TTAA
- the LOC136228397 gene encoding uncharacterized protein, translating to MECNREEALVAKMMAEQKFVEMDVDGAKILALKAHSLYPDLDGLSQFLATLEVYISSKQRSNGEINWYRVLGVESSADDDTIRRHYRKLALTLHPDKNKSVGAEGAFKILSEAWGRLSNSAWRSAYDQKRNLYHMHQNVPNNGSSIATGQKGFHNFFKGDISSSTTQKRAMHPNPAPPSRVFKPHTFWTLCSYCKTQFEYMRCYVNSNLVCQNCRHTFFAIEFLPPPMNGNGKTWTSSVQGQNSMQHVRSENSNAAGNSISNSNMRAEANLGAFCKADTGGRVSLGASKSDLRKEFLDRIIHGLKEPGVGSASGDFVSVPAGDKLKKKKRRSDELRRNNPPFQMPSGNGGVGDSGAQKGSSETGKRSLLGKFNQTRELSQQELRNLLIEKAKKDIQLKLNSCRIPPVVSRTSEKEMGKGKQKVVDTNSGAQSEALLAESDDNPDRKGPVPVTMAVPDPDFHDFDNDRTERSFAANQVWAAYDDDDGMPRYYAMIHCVTSLKPLRMRISWLNTKNNRELSPLNWIGSGFLKTSGIFWIGKHEVNNSLNSFSHKVKWEKGKRGFIEVYPRKGDVWAMYSNWSPDWDSLTENEVIHKYTMVEVLEDYTEEGGVSVAPLIKVAGFKTVFCRHPDSNTTKAVPKEELFRLSHQVPSHVLTGQEGPNVPTGCLELDPASMPLELLQVYTEVQVKEMVENAEKANILPGNGKKSELQLTEDGETAKETVGVVTAAKKIEAETEKLIIGVETGAKKTEAEAEAEKVIVYKRRRRAQN from the coding sequence ATGGAATGTAACAGAGAAGAAGCCCTAGTAGCTAAGATGATGGCAGAACAGAAGTTCGTGGAGATGGACGTTGATGGGGCAAAAATTCTTGCTTTGAAGGCGCACAGCTTGTATCCTGATCTTGATGGACTTTCTCAGTTTCTAGCAACTCTGGAAGTGTATATCTCTTCAAAGCAAAGAAGCAATGGTGAAATTAATTGGTATAGAGTTCTGGGTGTAGAATCGTCAGCTGATGATGACACAATCCGGAGACATTACAGGAAACTGGCTCTCACTCTGCATCCAGATAAAAATAAGTCAGTTGGTGCAGAAGGCGCTTTCAAGATTCTATCTGAAGCTTGGGGCAGGCTGTCAAATAGCGCCTGGAGAAGTGCATATGACCAGAAGAGAAATTTATATCATATGCATCAGAATGTTCCAAATAATGGATCATCTATTGCAACTGGTCAGAAAGGTTTCCACAACTTCTTTAAGGGTGACATATCTAGCTCAACAACCCAGAAAAGAGCCATGCATCCAAACCCTGCTCCACCCTCTCGTGTTTTCAAACCTCATACCTTCTGGACTCTCTGTAGTTATTGCAAAACGCAGTTTGAATACATGAGATGTTATGTCAATTCAAACCTTGTTTGCCAAAACTGCCGTCATACCTTCTTTGCTATTGAGTTTCTACCCCCACCTATGAATGGAAACGGGAAGACATGGACTTCTTCCGTGCAGGGGCAGAATTCAATGCAGCATGTGAGGAGTGAGAACTCGAATGCTGCGGGAAATTCCATTTCTAATTCAAATATGAGAGCAGAAGCTAACTTGGGTGCATTTTGTAAAGCAGACACAGGGGGAAGAGTGTCATTGGGAGCTTCAAAATCTGATCTGAGAAAGGAGTTTCTTGACAGGATAATTCATGGTTTGAAGGAACCAGGTGTTGGTTCAGCTAGTGGTGATTTTGTTTCTGTGCCAGCAGGAGATAagttaaagaagaagaagaggcgcAGTGATGAACTTAGGAGGAACAATCCACCATTTCAAATGCCAAGCGGAAATGGAGGAGTTGGTGATTCTGGTGCTCAAAAGGGTAGTTCTGAAACAGGAAAGAGAAGCCTTTTAGGAAAGTTTAATCAGACGAGAGAGCTGTCCCAGCAGGAACTTCGGAATCTTCTGATAGAGAAAGCTAAGAAGGATATTCAGTTGAAGCTTAATAGCTGCAGGATTCCGCCTGTTGTATCAAGGACATCTGAAAAGGAGATGGGGAAAGGGAAACAGAAGGTTGTAGATACCAATTCTGGAGCTCAATCAGAAGCTCTGCTTGCCGAATCTGATGATAATCCTGACAGAAAGGGTCCCGTTCCAGTAACAATGGCTGTCCCAGATCCAGATTTTCATGATTTTGACAACGACCGTACGGAAAGGTCATTTGCCGCCAACCAGGTTTGGGCTGcttatgatgatgatgatggtaTGCCTCGATATTATGCTATGATTCATTGTGTGACATCATTGAAACCACTCAGAATGCGAATCAGCTGGCTTAACACCAAAAACAATCGTGAACTGTCCCCGTTAAACTGGATTGGTTCCGGTTTTTTGAAGACCAGTGGAATCTTCTGGATAGGTAAGCATGAAGTTAATAATTCTCTTAATTCTTTTTCGCACAAGGTCAAGTGGGAGAAGGGCAAAAGAGGATTCATCGAAGTCTACCCTAGGAAGGGAGATGTCTGGGCTATGTATAGTAATTGGTCACCTGATTGGGATTCGCTGACCGAAAATGAAGTGATACATAAGTATACCATGGTGGAAGTGCTTGAAGACTACACCGAGGAGGGAGGTGTATCTGTTGCTCCTCTTATCAAAGTTGCTGGTTTCAAGACAGTGTTTTGCCGTCATCCGGACTCTAATACAACAAAGGCAGTTCCAAAAGAGGAGTTGTTTCGACTTTCTCATCAGGTTCCTTCTCATGTGTTGACAGGTCAAGAAGGTCCTAATGTTCCCACAGGTTGCTTGGAACTTGATCCTGCGTCGATGCCTTTGGAATTGCTTCAAGTTTATACAGAAGTTCAGGTAAAAGAAATGGTTGAGAATGCTGAAAAGGCTAACATTCTGCCTGGGAATGGGAAAAAGTCTGAATTACAGTTGACGGAAGATGGTGAAACAGCTAAGGAAACAGTTGGGGTGGTGACTGCTGCTAAAAAGATTGAAGCAGAAACAGAGAAGTTAATCATTGGGGTGGAGACTGGTGCTAAAAAGACCGAAGCAGAAGCAGAAGCAGAGAAGGTAATTGTGTACAAACGAAGGCGGCGAGCACAGAATTAG